The DNA window ACGCTGTGGATCGTCACCGCTGCGGTCGCGGTCGTCGGGCTCGCGCCCGTCACGAGCACGAGCAGCGTGATGTTGACCGTCTCGATCCCGCCGAGGCCGCCGGGCGTCGGCACGATGCTCGCGGTGGTCCCGATCGGCACGACGAAGAAGGGAACGTAGACGGGGACCGACGCGCCGACCGCGAGCAGCGCGACCCAGAGCCCGAGCGACTGACACGCCCAGCCGGTCGCCGAAAAGGCGAGCGCGGCCACCACCCGCCGGCGGTCGCCCGCCACGCGCTCGACCGCTTCGACGAAGTTCCCGATCCGGGTCGCGATCTCGTCGGGTTCGAGGGGGTCGCCGGGGAGCACGCCAGAGATTCGTCGGATCACCGGAGACAGATGACTCACGATCCAGCGCTGAAGATCCACACGCCGCCGCCACGCGAGTGCCGCCAGTAGTGGTAGTCCAACCGCCGCCACGATCACGCTGGCGACCAGCACCGCGAGCCCGTCGCTGAGTGCGACCGCGGTGGCGTAGTAGCCCACCCCGACCACCGCGAAGGAGAGTGAGGGAACGAAGTTGAGCGCGTCGAGGCTCGCGATGCTCGCGAGTGCGGTCTCGAACTCGGTGTCGGAGATATCGGTCAGCAGCCACGCCGTGACCGGTTCGCTGCTCGCCTGGCCGAAGGGCACCACGTGGTTGATGAACGCCGCAGCGGCGGTGACGAGCACCGCGTCGAACGCCGAGAGGTCGACGCCGAGCGCCGCGAGGATACACCGGAGGGCGAGCCCCCACGCGAGGAGCCACGCCACGATCGTCGCGGCGACCACACCCACAAGGGGGAGGCTGGCGCGCGAGAGCGCGGCGAGCACGTCCTCGACGCCGACGAACCAGAACAGCGCGGCGAACACGGCCCCGGCGGCGGCGAACCCGACGAGGGCCGTCGAGAGGGTTCCGCGACGCATACCCGTCCCACACGGGGGGAGCGCTTGAACCCGGCGGAACCGCTCGCCCGATCGGGGATCGATCTTCGTTTCGGGTCCGGAGTGGCGGTGAGTTTATCCCGCCGACTCCCGACCGTGGCGTATGCGCGTCGGGCCCCGCGTGATCGTGCTCGTCGCCGCCGTGGTGCTCGCGGGCTGTCTCGGCGGGGCGAGCGACGGCGCACCCTCGAACAGTGCGCTCTCGTTCGCTGCGGCCGACGACGCCGGCCTCGCCTACGAGACGACGGATTCGGGCCTCGGCAACGGCAACGACAGCGTCTACGCTGCGGACTACGACAACGATCTCCACACCGATCTCCTCGCCATCGGCGGCGACGACCTCGCTCTCTTCCACAACACCGGTGGATCGTTCGAGCGCTCCGGTGCGCTGCCCGAAATCGCCGGCCACGTCCAGAGCGCGCTCTTTTTCGACCGCGACACCGACGGCTGGCAGGACCTCCTCGTGCTCCGGCGGAACGCCACACCGGTCTTCCTCGAAAACCGCAAAGGGGAGTTCCACCGGGCCGACGTAGGTCTCGACGACGAGCTCGCGATCCCGGTGAGCGCGAGCGCCGCCGACTACACCGGCGACGGGTGTCCCGACCTGTTCGTCGCCCAGTACGGCGACTGGGAGAACACCACCCCGCGCGCGTGGAACGCGCCGACCACGCTGATCGAACAGGACAACGGCAACCCGAACCTGCTCTACCGGGGGACCTGCGCGGACGTCACGAACGAAAGCGGCGGGTTCGAGCGCGCCACCGACACCGGGATCGAGGGTTCACACTGGAGTCTCGCGACCAGCTTCGTCGACCTCAACGCCGACGGACGGCCCGACATCCACGTTGCCAACGACTACTACAACGACACGATCTACTACAACGAGGGCGACGGTACGTTCGAAAAGCGCGTGCTCGGTGCGGAGACCGACCGAAACGGGATGTCCTCCGAGACGGCTGATCTCGACGGCGACGGCCGGCTCGATCTGTTCGTCACCAACATCTACTTCCCCGAGAACACGAGCGCGCTGTCCGAACAGGAGCGCGAGCTGTTCGAGAGCTTCGTCGAGAACCGTCTCGGCAAGCGGATGCGTGGCAACAACGTGCTGCTCGGAGCAAACGAGACGAACGGAACGAACGGTACCGACGGGACGAACGGAACGAACAACGCCGGCAGCACCAGCAGCACTGGCGACACCACCAGCACCACCGCCAGCGACGCGGGATTCACCTACGCCGGGAAGCGTCTCGGCCTGTACCGGGGTGGCTGGGGTTGGGCGGCGGCGATCACGGACTTCGACAGCGACGGTGAGCAGGACGTGTTCCACACCACCCAGACCGTCATCGCGTTCGACGACTCGAATCCGCGATATCCGACACCGATGACGTGGGTCCAGCACGACGGCGACTTCTACCGCCAGAGCGCGACCGACATCGGGTTCGAATCGACCAACGGCCGCGGGGTCGCCCATCTCGACTACGACCGTTCCGGGACCGCGGACCTCGCGCTGGCGACCTACGACGACCGCCACCGACTCTACCGGAACAACGCCTCGCAGGGCAACAGCCTCCAGGTTCGCGTGAAGTCGGGGAGCCTGAACCACACCTCGCTCGGTGCACGGGTGTCCGCCACCGCCGGCAACGACACCCAGCTCCGGGTGAACACCGCGAAGGCCGACTACCAGTCCCAGGACACCCGCTTCCTCCACTTCGGGCTCGGCGAGAGCGAGTCGGTGTCTGAACTTCGGGTCGCGTGGCCGGACGGCACGGAGCGCGTCCTCGAAAACGTCTCCGCGGGCCAGCGGATCGTCGTGACGCCCGGCGGGATCGCCGACCGCGCCGACTACCGGAACGCCACCGGGTGACGATCACCCCCATGACCGATCGCTACCCTCGGTCGGGTCGCGGCTCCGGCAGCGCTCGGAGCGAGCGCGGTGGGATCAGGTAGGTCGCCCGCCGTTCGACGTCGAGGAAGTCGACGATTCCGCTGTGGTGGGGGTCGGCACCCCCGAGATCGTTCATCGCCTTCCGCGCCTCGACGAAGCTCGCCATCCCACGCTGGATCGAGTTGAAGTTCATCCCGGCGTCGTGGTCCGGCGACGTCCCGACCCCCTCCGACCGCCGGAGGATCTGGGGGTCGAACTCGTCGTCGCGTGCCCGTGCAGCCTTCTGTGCGTGGCCCAGCCGGCCGTGCTCGTCGGCCTCGGCCTCCAGATCCTCGGCCATCTCCTCGGTGACGCCGCTTCGGCCGCCGAGGTTCTCGCCCGTTTCGCCGACCTCCTCCGTGGTGTGTGCGGTGCTGAACATCTGGGTCACGCGGGCGTCGGCGTCGAGGTCGTACCACGCGTCGAGGTCGATCCCCAGGCGCGACGAAAGCTGCGTCGTCCCGCCGGCGAACGGTCCCTCCCGAACCGTCACGCGATCCTCGGCCGGATTGGTGTCCTGATAGCCCGACTTGTACCCCATCGAGAGCGGGGCGTCGTCGTCGATCGCGTCGTGGGCCAGTTTCTCGGCCGGCAGTCCTCGCCCCACGACGCCGGTGCGGCGGTCGACCACCGAGAACACGTCGCCGAGATCCGTTTCCATCTCGATCCCGTTGAGCGTACCCTGATCGCCGAACAGCGCCTCCTCGACCGCGAGCGGGACCGAGCCGTAGTCGCTGTTCAAGGTGAGGAGCGCGTCGGCGCTGTCGGCGCGGTCGGTCGGCTCGTCGAGCTCGTCGAGCACGGCCGTCGGCGTCGGGAGGTCGATGTCAGTAGGGAGGGACGCGTCGAACCGTGCGAAGTACGCGGGGGCGTACCCGAGCATGAACAGGAGGCCGTCGTTGAACGTCGCACCGGCCGCGCCGCCGGTGCCGCGCTCGAACGCGCGCTCGACGGTCCGGAAGGCGTTCTCGACGGTCTCGCGCTCGGCGTCGGTCGGCGGTATCGACCCGGTGTAGTCGAGCGAGACCAGCACCTGGTGGCGTGGGAGGACGGTGTCGCCGTTGGCGTCGGTCACCAGGAACTCGTTCCACGCGTGCTGGCGCTCGGGGAGCGTCGCGAGGTCCCCCGGGCCGCGGGGGAACTCGGGCCCGCTCTCGGCGTCGGCGTTCGCCTCGGCGTCGAGACACGCTGACAGCGCGCTCGCGCCGCCGATCGCCACCGCGCTCTTCACGAACTTGCGGCGATCGATCGGCTGGGGCGGATCCGATGGCACGGGCGGCGTACGGAGCCGGAACGGAAAGCTGTATCGTCGCGTGACTGTGTTTCCCCGGAAGAGATGCTCCCGTGATGCCCGCCGTGGTGTCCCGATCGTCGTCCGTCGATCGCTTTTCGGACAGCAGAACCGATCCCCTCCAGCGACGTGCCGAACGGCGGTCTCGATCGCCGACAGTGTGGCCTACGCCGGTGGCGTTCCGGCGACCAGATCGACGAACTCCGTCGGATGCTCGACGTGCGGGAGGAGTTTGGCGTCGTCGAACACCACGAGGCGCGCGTCGGCGGTCTCGGCGAGCTCCCGGCCGCGTTCGAGCCCAGGGAGGTCGGCGTCGCGTCCCCAGACGATCGTGATCGGGCAGTCGAGCGCAGCGAGCCGGTCGTCGAGGTCGATATCGGGATCCAGAAAGCCGCTCACGAACGACGCGGGTGCGAACCGCGCGCCCGGCTGGTGGGTCGTTCGCCAGCGATACCGGATGAACTCCTCGGTGAGGATCGACGGGTCGGCGACGGCGTGATCGCGCTCGAAGTACCGGAGCGAGGGTTCGCTGGCGAGAGCGTTGAACAGCGTCTCGCCGACGAACGGCGAGCGGAGCAGCGAGCGGAGCCACACCCGCTTTTCAGGTACCGTCTCGGCGGTCGGACAGACGAGGACGAGTTCGGCGAAGTCGGGACCGTCCTCGTCCCCGGCGGCAAGCGCGGCATACGCGCCCGACAGCGACGACGCGACACAGACCGCGTCGTCGGTGAGATCGCGCGCGAACTCGGTCACGAACGTGGTGTAGAGCGACGCGGAGTACACGAGGGGCGGGCGGTCCGAGCGCCCGAACCCGGGGAGATCGGGCGCGATCACGTGGTACTCGTCGGCGAGTCGCTCGAAGACCCGATCGAACTCCCGGCTCGATCCGGCGGCGTTGACGCCGTGGAGGAGGAGACAATCGGGGTCGTCGGGATCGCCCGCCTCGGCGTAGGCCACGTCGAACCCCCGCCAGCGGTAGGTGTGCTGGGTGCCGGGGAGTGCGGGATCGAGCACGCCGGCCCGTCCGGTGAGTGCACGATTGGTCACGGCGACGAGTCCCGCGCTCGCGAGGGCACC is part of the Halococcus agarilyticus genome and encodes:
- a CDS encoding lysylphosphatidylglycerol synthase transmembrane domain-containing protein — protein: MRRGTLSTALVGFAAAGAVFAALFWFVGVEDVLAALSRASLPLVGVVAATIVAWLLAWGLALRCILAALGVDLSAFDAVLVTAAAAFINHVVPFGQASSEPVTAWLLTDISDTEFETALASIASLDALNFVPSLSFAVVGVGYYATAVALSDGLAVLVASVIVAAVGLPLLAALAWRRRVDLQRWIVSHLSPVIRRISGVLPGDPLEPDEIATRIGNFVEAVERVAGDRRRVVAALAFSATGWACQSLGLWVALLAVGASVPVYVPFFVVPIGTTASIVPTPGGLGGIETVNITLLVLVTGASPTTATAAVTIHSVGGFFLTNSLGAAAAATIRVRGASITGRPT
- a CDS encoding CRTAC1 family protein produces the protein MRVGPRVIVLVAAVVLAGCLGGASDGAPSNSALSFAAADDAGLAYETTDSGLGNGNDSVYAADYDNDLHTDLLAIGGDDLALFHNTGGSFERSGALPEIAGHVQSALFFDRDTDGWQDLLVLRRNATPVFLENRKGEFHRADVGLDDELAIPVSASAADYTGDGCPDLFVAQYGDWENTTPRAWNAPTTLIEQDNGNPNLLYRGTCADVTNESGGFERATDTGIEGSHWSLATSFVDLNADGRPDIHVANDYYNDTIYYNEGDGTFEKRVLGAETDRNGMSSETADLDGDGRLDLFVTNIYFPENTSALSEQERELFESFVENRLGKRMRGNNVLLGANETNGTNGTDGTNGTNNAGSTSSTGDTTSTTASDAGFTYAGKRLGLYRGGWGWAAAITDFDSDGEQDVFHTTQTVIAFDDSNPRYPTPMTWVQHDGDFYRQSATDIGFESTNGRGVAHLDYDRSGTADLALATYDDRHRLYRNNASQGNSLQVRVKSGSLNHTSLGARVSATAGNDTQLRVNTAKADYQSQDTRFLHFGLGESESVSELRVAWPDGTERVLENVSAGQRIVVTPGGIADRADYRNATG
- a CDS encoding DUF7405 family protein, yielding MPSDPPQPIDRRKFVKSAVAIGGASALSACLDAEANADAESGPEFPRGPGDLATLPERQHAWNEFLVTDANGDTVLPRHQVLVSLDYTGSIPPTDAERETVENAFRTVERAFERGTGGAAGATFNDGLLFMLGYAPAYFARFDASLPTDIDLPTPTAVLDELDEPTDRADSADALLTLNSDYGSVPLAVEEALFGDQGTLNGIEMETDLGDVFSVVDRRTGVVGRGLPAEKLAHDAIDDDAPLSMGYKSGYQDTNPAEDRVTVREGPFAGGTTQLSSRLGIDLDAWYDLDADARVTQMFSTAHTTEEVGETGENLGGRSGVTEEMAEDLEAEADEHGRLGHAQKAARARDDEFDPQILRRSEGVGTSPDHDAGMNFNSIQRGMASFVEARKAMNDLGGADPHHSGIVDFLDVERRATYLIPPRSLRALPEPRPDRG
- a CDS encoding alpha/beta fold hydrolase encodes the protein MKLRAVAGALASAGLVAVTNRALTGRAGVLDPALPGTQHTYRWRGFDVAYAEAGDPDDPDCLLLHGVNAAGSSREFDRVFERLADEYHVIAPDLPGFGRSDRPPLVYSASLYTTFVTEFARDLTDDAVCVASSLSGAYAALAAGDEDGPDFAELVLVCPTAETVPEKRVWLRSLLRSPFVGETLFNALASEPSLRYFERDHAVADPSILTEEFIRYRWRTTHQPGARFAPASFVSGFLDPDIDLDDRLAALDCPITIVWGRDADLPGLERGRELAETADARLVVFDDAKLLPHVEHPTEFVDLVAGTPPA